In Arthrobacter sp. Marseille-P9274, the sequence CGATCCGGCCATCCACCATCAGGTCGATCACGCCGTCGGGCCGCGGCGGGAGGCCGGAATAGGTAGTCCTTGTGCGCAGCGTGTCGAGCTCGATCTCGGTGGCGGAGGTCCGGACGGCAATCCGCACACCCGAAGGCTGCGTCTCGACCATCTGCAACTGCGGATCGTTGGACTGAGCCCGGGCGCTCGCGGGAAGCCGGTGCGGCAGTACGCCCTGCTCGGTGCGCTCCAGCTCCTGAGCGCCCCGGACGAGGGACATGTCGATGGGCGCGGTGATCGTCCGGTTTTCGATAGTCATGTTCGGTGTTTTCCCATTCCTCGCTGGCTCGGCCCGTCTCCGCCGGCCCCGGCCACGCATTCATCGCGTTCGTCGCGACATCCAACCTACATCTGGCGGACTCTTCCCCGGATGCTCTTCGGCGAAAATATGCGCTGCTGTGGAACCGTCGCGGAGCAGGTTTCCTTAGTAGACGGTGCTGGCCAGCTGGTCGGCCAGGCGCCTTGCTGCGTGGCGCAGTTCCGGAACGCGGGCGACGAGGTCCTCGCGGGATGAGGCATGGACCGGTGCGGTGAGGGCGATCGATTCCGTCGCTGCGCCGGTCCGGGCAGGGACGGCGACGGCGATGCTCACGACGCCGGTCGCGCGTTCATCCTCCGAGTAGGCGTAGTCCTCGCCGGGCGCCGGCAGCCGGCGCCGTAGGTTCTCGAGGGTTGATTCTTCAGGTTCGTACTTGAGCTCGACGGCGGCTGCGAGCACATCAGCGAGCTGGTCCTCGTCCAGGGCTGCGATGAGGATTTTTCCTGCCGCACCGACGGTGAGGGGCAACCGGCGGCCCTGGGGCAGTTCGTATCCCAGGGACGCGGCTCCGACGACGCGTTCGACCAGCACGCGTTCGAAACCGAGACGGGAGTACAGCGACGCGGTCAGGCCGGTATTCCCGGCCAGTTGCTGCAGGATGGGCCTGGCGGATCGCGGCATCGGGTCGGCTTCGAGGAAGACGCGCGCGGCGGGCAGGACCGCCGGACCGATGCGGTAGTTCTTGTCGGTTTGGCTGACCAGGCCGGCGTCCTGAAGCACGCGCAGGATTCGCAGCGTCGTAGGTGAACTCATGCCGCAGTCCTTGGCGATCCGGTTCAGCCGCTGGGGGTGGTCGTAGCGCTGGAGCTGCTCGAACACTCCGATCGCACGCGACAGCGACCGCATGGTGCTGGCACCGCGGGTATCCGATGCCTTGGGTTCGGCCGTCATTCTTTCATCCTACGCAATCTCTTGGTGATTGGCCGCACTTGACCCTGTGATGTGGACCATGCCATCATTTCAATGCACGTTACAAGATTTTATCTAATGAAATTTTAGAACGCTCTACGAAACAGCATCAAGGATTCCCATGACTTCAGTCACAGAAAAAAGGCCGGTGGAGAAAGTGCGCCGCTCCGTCCTCGCGGGCCAGACCGCTCTGGTAGCCGTCGGCGCCTACGTGCTGGCCGAGTCGTTCCGGCTCGGGCTGTGGAACGAGCTCGGGCCAGGCCCAGGTTTCTTCCCCTTCGTGCTGGGCGGCGGCCTCGTGCTGCTCTCGCTGGTCTGGTTCCTGCAGGAGCGCGCCGGCGTCCAGGCTGCCCCGGCGCCTGAGGCCTCTGACACGTCCCAGGTCCGCGCGGTGGTGCTCAGCCTGCTGGTGCTGGCCGCGGCCCTGCCGTTCATCGGTTTTCAGCTGGGCGTGTTTGTGTTCCTGCTGTATCACCTGCGGCTGCGCGCCCGGACCTCCTGGGTCAAGTCGCTGGTGATCTCCCTGCTCGGCAGTGTCGGCGTCTACTACCTCTTTACGCTAGCGCTGCGGGTCTCGCTGCCCGAAGCGGGCCTTGTCCCCCTGAACCTGATCGGACTCTGACGTGGATGTACTGAACGAACTGCTGGGCGGGTTCGCCTCGGCGCTGACGTGGCAGAACCTTCTGTTCGCCTTCATCGGCTGCCTGCTGGGAACCGTGATCGGCGTGCTGCCCGGCATCGGGCCGGTCGCCGGCGTCGCGCTGCTGATCCCGCTGACCCTCAACCTGGACCCCGCCGGGTCGATCATCATGCTCTGTGCGATCTTCTACGGCACCACGTACGGCGGGACGATCACCAGCGTCCTGCTCAACACCCCTGGTGAGGCCGCTTCGGCGATTACCGCCTTGGACGGGTACGCGATGACGAAAATCGGGCGGGCAGGGGTGGCGCTGACCATCGCCGCCGCCGGTTCCTTCATCGGCGGCTCGCTGGCCACGGCCGGCCTGGTCGTCGCGGCGAAGCCGCTGGGCGGACTGGGCCTGATGATCGGCCCGCCGGAATTCTTTGCGCTGGTCGTCGTCGGCATTTCGCTGCTCGTGGCCTTGGCCGGACGGTCCATGGTCCGGGCGTTGATCTCCGGTGCCTTG encodes:
- a CDS encoding IclR family transcriptional regulator — encoded protein: MTAEPKASDTRGASTMRSLSRAIGVFEQLQRYDHPQRLNRIAKDCGMSSPTTLRILRVLQDAGLVSQTDKNYRIGPAVLPAARVFLEADPMPRSARPILQQLAGNTGLTASLYSRLGFERVLVERVVGAASLGYELPQGRRLPLTVGAAGKILIAALDEDQLADVLAAAVELKYEPEESTLENLRRRLPAPGEDYAYSEDERATGVVSIAVAVPARTGAATESIALTAPVHASSREDLVARVPELRHAARRLADQLASTVY
- a CDS encoding tripartite tricarboxylate transporter TctB family protein — translated: MTSVTEKRPVEKVRRSVLAGQTALVAVGAYVLAESFRLGLWNELGPGPGFFPFVLGGGLVLLSLVWFLQERAGVQAAPAPEASDTSQVRAVVLSLLVLAAALPFIGFQLGVFVFLLYHLRLRARTSWVKSLVISLLGSVGVYYLFTLALRVSLPEAGLVPLNLIGL